A genomic window from Slackia heliotrinireducens DSM 20476 includes:
- a CDS encoding amidohydrolase — translation MRPASTIITSNHVFTGLDDAARPLAVCIQDGIIVDIVSRESIDLPADNVTDYEDAFICAGFHDGHLHAFHSALYSSPLATDYLGASEADCVRHMQEFAKTRPTGWLLSQGWREYRWNPSGMPSKASLDAAFPDRPVAMYSGDAHTLWVNTCALRELGITADSVPPAGGNYAKDKNGELTGIIQEAAAMELMPRIVGGFSNDEIDDAYRSFTQRLAAQGITSICDMSLMALPGLDFIREDVYSRLDEAGELPVRVTMFPTLLDDTSRFDALHERFRGPKLTAPGYKQFFDGVSSMHTAYVLEPYINPYFEGDRGRTTIAYEDMRDLVLRANAAGHPVRIHTIGDQAIHLALDIFEESLAANGPLPDGLRNTLEHLENFQPDDMARLAKLDVIASVQPPHITLDPLGPERDLGEDRCRYMWPFKTFLDDGTVMAFGTDSPVVAPRSMDVLFCAVTRQDPKSLWPEGGWQPQERIGMADALRAYTAGSAAAAERSDIGFLKTGLRADLAILDTDLLSPQVKAEPTRILQTKVLATYLDGKTTFIR, via the coding sequence ATGCGCCCCGCTTCAACCATCATTACAAGCAACCACGTATTCACGGGCCTCGACGACGCCGCCCGGCCTTTGGCCGTCTGCATCCAGGACGGGATCATCGTCGATATTGTATCCCGCGAAAGCATCGATCTGCCCGCGGACAACGTCACCGATTACGAAGACGCGTTCATCTGCGCAGGTTTCCACGACGGACATCTGCACGCCTTCCATTCGGCGCTGTACTCAAGCCCTCTTGCCACCGACTATCTAGGCGCATCTGAAGCGGATTGCGTTCGCCACATGCAAGAGTTCGCAAAAACCCGACCGACCGGCTGGCTTCTCAGCCAGGGATGGCGCGAATACCGGTGGAACCCTTCGGGCATGCCGTCGAAGGCGTCGCTGGACGCGGCGTTTCCCGACCGCCCCGTGGCCATGTACTCCGGCGACGCCCACACCCTGTGGGTGAACACCTGCGCCCTGCGTGAACTGGGCATTACCGCCGACAGCGTGCCGCCGGCGGGCGGCAACTACGCCAAGGACAAAAACGGCGAGCTGACCGGCATCATCCAGGAGGCTGCGGCCATGGAGCTCATGCCCCGCATCGTCGGCGGGTTCTCAAACGACGAGATAGACGACGCCTACCGCTCCTTCACGCAGCGTCTGGCGGCCCAGGGCATCACAAGCATCTGCGACATGAGCCTCATGGCATTGCCCGGACTGGATTTCATCCGCGAGGACGTGTATTCGCGGCTGGACGAAGCGGGCGAACTGCCCGTACGCGTAACCATGTTCCCCACCCTGCTGGACGATACGTCGCGGTTCGATGCGCTGCACGAACGGTTCCGCGGACCCAAGCTGACGGCCCCTGGCTACAAGCAGTTCTTCGACGGCGTGTCCAGCATGCATACGGCGTACGTGCTTGAGCCTTACATCAATCCGTATTTCGAAGGCGACCGCGGACGCACCACCATCGCTTATGAGGACATGCGCGACCTGGTGCTGCGGGCGAACGCCGCCGGACATCCCGTGCGCATCCATACCATCGGCGACCAAGCGATTCACCTGGCCCTTGACATCTTCGAGGAATCCCTGGCGGCAAACGGCCCGCTGCCAGACGGTCTGCGCAACACTTTGGAGCATCTGGAGAACTTCCAGCCCGACGACATGGCTCGGTTAGCAAAGCTCGACGTCATCGCGTCGGTGCAGCCGCCCCACATCACGCTGGATCCACTGGGCCCCGAACGCGACCTGGGCGAGGACCGCTGCCGTTACATGTGGCCTTTCAAAACGTTTTTGGACGACGGCACCGTCATGGCCTTCGGCACCGACTCCCCTGTTGTTGCGCCGCGTTCCATGGACGTGCTCTTCTGCGCCGTGACGCGCCAGGATCCCAAGAGCCTCTGGCCCGAAGGCGGATGGCAGCCCCAAGAGCGAATCGGCATGGCGGACGCCCTTCGCGCCTACACGGCGGGATCGGCTGCCGCGGCGGAGCGCAGCGACATAGGGTTCCTGAAAACGGGACTCCGCGCTGACCTGGCAATCCTTGATACCGACCTGTTGTCTCCCCAGGTCAAAGCCGAGCCGACGCGCATTCTGCAGACCAAGGTGCTGGCAACGTACCTTGACGGGAAAACAACCTTTATCAGATAA